A portion of the Oncorhynchus nerka isolate Pitt River linkage group LG27, Oner_Uvic_2.0, whole genome shotgun sequence genome contains these proteins:
- the golm2 gene encoding protein GOLM2 isoform X3 yields MVGFGANRRGGRLPSFILIALMVIIAILSFNYWTVSNKQGRLLDELAEVQTQVKRTDAARSRLEKRNSELMVQVDTHRKQIDQKDGDNSILDGKLQAREVLIKKCTDEKMKVQGDVTAQMSEIVRLKEQLKELKQEFMRQEIQLREVKKNSTNLERKLEYESLQCGRQITQLMDEYEEAKKSLEEEVVKLRKSVLDSRKVGAAEGGTEVETAGEHPTVATHRDTDLKEDMGKPGSDAGMPGIEDSEVGKIDDVQFALKKPAITQNHIEIPDTGLREVGAGMGAGEGAGRDLSLDRPVLQIQDKIIGLGLEGRVGVLQQQPPQAVADRPILFDEDNKAAIQADEFGEQHRPLRAPANVMKVDGVQRKGAGLPLPPNPAQVPNPIEPRHARDPKPAEPLRHRQSRFFDENESPVDPQHGSKLADYNGDDGNVDDEDRDMQGDRAVDYGKRRQAIDIL; encoded by the exons ATGGTTGGCTTTGGCGCAAACCGACGAGGAGGCCGTCTCCCGTCCTTCATCCTGATCGCATTGATGGTGATCATTGCCATACTGTCTTTCAACTACTGGACTGTGTCCAACAAGCAAGGGCGCCTGTTGGACGAGTTGGCAGAGGTGCAGACACAGGTGAAGCGGACCGACGCGGCGCGCAGTCGACTTGAGAAGCGCAACTCGGAGCTGATGGTGCAGGTAGACACGCACAGGAAACAGATCGATCAGAAGGATGGAGACAACAGCATACTGGATGGCAAGCTGCAGGCGCGTGAAGTACTCATCAAAAAGTGCACAGATGAAAAG ATGAAAGTGCAGGGTGATGTCACAGCACAGATGTCGGAGATTGTGAGGCTGAAAG AGCAGCTGAAGGAGCTGAAACAGGAGTTTATGAGGCAGGAGATCCAGCTGAGGGAGGTGAAGAAGAACAGCACCAACCTGGAGAGGAAGTTGGAGTATGAGAG TTTGCAGTGTGGGCGTCAAATCACTCAACTAATGGACGAGTATGAAGAAGCTAAAAAGTccctggaggaggaggtggtgaagcTGAGAAAG aGTGTGCTGGATAGCAGGAAGGTTGGAGCTGCAGAAGGAGGGACTGAGGTGGAGACCGCAGGAGAGCACCCAACTGTGGCCACACACCGAGACACTGACCTCAAAG AAGATATGGGCAAGCCTGGCAGTGATGCTGGCATGCCTGGTATTGAGGACAGTGAAGTGGGAAAAATAGATGATGTGCAATTTG ccCTGAAGAAGCCAGCCATCACCCAGAACCACATAGAGATACCTGATACTGGGCTAAGAGAGGTGGGGGCCGGTATGGGGGCAGGTGAGGGGGCTGGTCGAGACCTCTCTCTGGACCGGCCTGTGCTCCAGATCCAGGACAAGATcatagggctggggctggaggGACGAGTGGGGGTCCTCCAGCAGCAGCCCCCCCAGGCGGTGGCAGACAGACCCATCCTCTTTGATGAGGACAACAAGGCAGCCATCCAGGCAGATGAGTTCGGAGAGCAGCACAGACCGCTTAGAG CTCCTGCCAATGTGATGAAAGTGGATGGTGTACAGAGGAAAGGGGCAGGACTGCCTCTGCCTCCTAACCCCGCCCAGGTGCCCAACCCTATAGAACCTCGGCATGCCAGAGACCCCAAGCCTGCTGAGCCCCTGCGTCACAGACAGA GCCGTTTCTTTGATGAGAACGAGTCCCCTGTAGATCCGCAGCACGGCTCTAAGCTGGCGGACTACAATGGGGACGATGGGAACGTGG ATGATGAAGATCGAGACATGCAGGGAGACCGGGCAGTGGACTATGGGAAGAGACGTCAAGCCATCGACATTCTGTAA
- the golm2 gene encoding protein GOLM2 isoform X1, giving the protein MVGFGANRRGGRLPSFILIALMVIIAILSFNYWTVSNKQGRLLDELAEVQTQVKRTDAARSRLEKRNSELMVQVDTHRKQIDQKDGDNSILDGKLQAREVLIKKCTDEKMKVQGDVTAQMSEIVRLKEQLKELKQEFMRQEIQLREVKKNSTNLERKLEYESLQCGRQITQLMDEYEEAKKSLEEEVVKLRKSVLDSRKVGAAEGGTEVETAGEHPTVATHRDTDLKEDMGKPGSDAGMPGIEDSEVGKIDDVQFALKKPAITQNHIEIPDTGLREVGAGMGAGEGAGRDLSLDRPVLQIQDKIIGLGLEGRVGVLQQQPPQAVADRPILFDEDNKAAIQADEFGEQHRPLRAPANVMKVDGVQRKGAGLPLPPNPAQVPNPIEPRHARDPKPAEPLRHRQSRFFDENESPVDPQHGSKLADYNGDDGNVGEYEADKQAELAYNEEEDGDGGEEDVQDDEDRDMQGDRAVDYGKRRQAIDIL; this is encoded by the exons ATGGTTGGCTTTGGCGCAAACCGACGAGGAGGCCGTCTCCCGTCCTTCATCCTGATCGCATTGATGGTGATCATTGCCATACTGTCTTTCAACTACTGGACTGTGTCCAACAAGCAAGGGCGCCTGTTGGACGAGTTGGCAGAGGTGCAGACACAGGTGAAGCGGACCGACGCGGCGCGCAGTCGACTTGAGAAGCGCAACTCGGAGCTGATGGTGCAGGTAGACACGCACAGGAAACAGATCGATCAGAAGGATGGAGACAACAGCATACTGGATGGCAAGCTGCAGGCGCGTGAAGTACTCATCAAAAAGTGCACAGATGAAAAG ATGAAAGTGCAGGGTGATGTCACAGCACAGATGTCGGAGATTGTGAGGCTGAAAG AGCAGCTGAAGGAGCTGAAACAGGAGTTTATGAGGCAGGAGATCCAGCTGAGGGAGGTGAAGAAGAACAGCACCAACCTGGAGAGGAAGTTGGAGTATGAGAG TTTGCAGTGTGGGCGTCAAATCACTCAACTAATGGACGAGTATGAAGAAGCTAAAAAGTccctggaggaggaggtggtgaagcTGAGAAAG aGTGTGCTGGATAGCAGGAAGGTTGGAGCTGCAGAAGGAGGGACTGAGGTGGAGACCGCAGGAGAGCACCCAACTGTGGCCACACACCGAGACACTGACCTCAAAG AAGATATGGGCAAGCCTGGCAGTGATGCTGGCATGCCTGGTATTGAGGACAGTGAAGTGGGAAAAATAGATGATGTGCAATTTG ccCTGAAGAAGCCAGCCATCACCCAGAACCACATAGAGATACCTGATACTGGGCTAAGAGAGGTGGGGGCCGGTATGGGGGCAGGTGAGGGGGCTGGTCGAGACCTCTCTCTGGACCGGCCTGTGCTCCAGATCCAGGACAAGATcatagggctggggctggaggGACGAGTGGGGGTCCTCCAGCAGCAGCCCCCCCAGGCGGTGGCAGACAGACCCATCCTCTTTGATGAGGACAACAAGGCAGCCATCCAGGCAGATGAGTTCGGAGAGCAGCACAGACCGCTTAGAG CTCCTGCCAATGTGATGAAAGTGGATGGTGTACAGAGGAAAGGGGCAGGACTGCCTCTGCCTCCTAACCCCGCCCAGGTGCCCAACCCTATAGAACCTCGGCATGCCAGAGACCCCAAGCCTGCTGAGCCCCTGCGTCACAGACAGA GCCGTTTCTTTGATGAGAACGAGTCCCCTGTAGATCCGCAGCACGGCTCTAAGCTGGCGGACTACAATGGGGACGATGGGAACGTGGGTGAGTACGAGGCGGACAAGCAGGCCGAGCTGGCCTACAATGAGGAAGaggatggtgatggtggggaggaaGACGTCCAAG ATGATGAAGATCGAGACATGCAGGGAGACCGGGCAGTGGACTATGGGAAGAGACGTCAAGCCATCGACATTCTGTAA
- the golm2 gene encoding protein GOLM2 isoform X4, giving the protein MVGFGANRRGGRLPSFILIALMVIIAILSFNYWTVSNKQGRLLDELAEVQTQVKRTDAARSRLEKRNSELMVQVDTHRKQIDQKDGDNSILDGKLQAREVLIKKCTDEKMKVQGDVTAQMSEIVRLKEQLKELKQEFMRQEIQLREVKKNSTNLERKLEYESLQCGRQITQLMDEYEEAKKSLEEEVVKLRKSVLDSRKVGAAEGGTEVETAGEHPTVATHRDTDLKEDMGKPGSDAGMPGIEDSEVGKIDDVQFALKKPAITQNHIEIPDTGLREVGAGMGAGEGAGRDLSLDRPVLQIQDKIIGLGLEGRVGVLQQQPPQAVADRPILFDEDNKAAIQADEFGEQHRPLRAPANVMKVDGVQRKGAGLPLPPNPAQVPNPIEPRHARDPKPAEPLRHRQNDEDRDMQGDRAVDYGKRRQAIDIL; this is encoded by the exons ATGGTTGGCTTTGGCGCAAACCGACGAGGAGGCCGTCTCCCGTCCTTCATCCTGATCGCATTGATGGTGATCATTGCCATACTGTCTTTCAACTACTGGACTGTGTCCAACAAGCAAGGGCGCCTGTTGGACGAGTTGGCAGAGGTGCAGACACAGGTGAAGCGGACCGACGCGGCGCGCAGTCGACTTGAGAAGCGCAACTCGGAGCTGATGGTGCAGGTAGACACGCACAGGAAACAGATCGATCAGAAGGATGGAGACAACAGCATACTGGATGGCAAGCTGCAGGCGCGTGAAGTACTCATCAAAAAGTGCACAGATGAAAAG ATGAAAGTGCAGGGTGATGTCACAGCACAGATGTCGGAGATTGTGAGGCTGAAAG AGCAGCTGAAGGAGCTGAAACAGGAGTTTATGAGGCAGGAGATCCAGCTGAGGGAGGTGAAGAAGAACAGCACCAACCTGGAGAGGAAGTTGGAGTATGAGAG TTTGCAGTGTGGGCGTCAAATCACTCAACTAATGGACGAGTATGAAGAAGCTAAAAAGTccctggaggaggaggtggtgaagcTGAGAAAG aGTGTGCTGGATAGCAGGAAGGTTGGAGCTGCAGAAGGAGGGACTGAGGTGGAGACCGCAGGAGAGCACCCAACTGTGGCCACACACCGAGACACTGACCTCAAAG AAGATATGGGCAAGCCTGGCAGTGATGCTGGCATGCCTGGTATTGAGGACAGTGAAGTGGGAAAAATAGATGATGTGCAATTTG ccCTGAAGAAGCCAGCCATCACCCAGAACCACATAGAGATACCTGATACTGGGCTAAGAGAGGTGGGGGCCGGTATGGGGGCAGGTGAGGGGGCTGGTCGAGACCTCTCTCTGGACCGGCCTGTGCTCCAGATCCAGGACAAGATcatagggctggggctggaggGACGAGTGGGGGTCCTCCAGCAGCAGCCCCCCCAGGCGGTGGCAGACAGACCCATCCTCTTTGATGAGGACAACAAGGCAGCCATCCAGGCAGATGAGTTCGGAGAGCAGCACAGACCGCTTAGAG CTCCTGCCAATGTGATGAAAGTGGATGGTGTACAGAGGAAAGGGGCAGGACTGCCTCTGCCTCCTAACCCCGCCCAGGTGCCCAACCCTATAGAACCTCGGCATGCCAGAGACCCCAAGCCTGCTGAGCCCCTGCGTCACAGACAGA ATGATGAAGATCGAGACATGCAGGGAGACCGGGCAGTGGACTATGGGAAGAGACGTCAAGCCATCGACATTCTGTAA
- the golm2 gene encoding protein GOLM2 isoform X2: MVGFGANRRGGRLPSFILIALMVIIAILSFNYWTVSNKQGRLLDELAEVQTQVKRTDAARSRLEKRNSELMVQVDTHRKQIDQKDGDNSILDGKLQAREVLIKKCTDEKMKVQGDVTAQMSEIVRLKEQLKELKQEFMRQEIQLREVKKNSTNLERKLEYESLQCGRQITQLMDEYEEAKKSLEEEVVKLRKSVLDSRKVGAAEGGTEVETAGEHPTVATHRDTDLKDMGKPGSDAGMPGIEDSEVGKIDDVQFALKKPAITQNHIEIPDTGLREVGAGMGAGEGAGRDLSLDRPVLQIQDKIIGLGLEGRVGVLQQQPPQAVADRPILFDEDNKAAIQADEFGEQHRPLRAPANVMKVDGVQRKGAGLPLPPNPAQVPNPIEPRHARDPKPAEPLRHRQSRFFDENESPVDPQHGSKLADYNGDDGNVGEYEADKQAELAYNEEEDGDGGEEDVQDDEDRDMQGDRAVDYGKRRQAIDIL, encoded by the exons ATGGTTGGCTTTGGCGCAAACCGACGAGGAGGCCGTCTCCCGTCCTTCATCCTGATCGCATTGATGGTGATCATTGCCATACTGTCTTTCAACTACTGGACTGTGTCCAACAAGCAAGGGCGCCTGTTGGACGAGTTGGCAGAGGTGCAGACACAGGTGAAGCGGACCGACGCGGCGCGCAGTCGACTTGAGAAGCGCAACTCGGAGCTGATGGTGCAGGTAGACACGCACAGGAAACAGATCGATCAGAAGGATGGAGACAACAGCATACTGGATGGCAAGCTGCAGGCGCGTGAAGTACTCATCAAAAAGTGCACAGATGAAAAG ATGAAAGTGCAGGGTGATGTCACAGCACAGATGTCGGAGATTGTGAGGCTGAAAG AGCAGCTGAAGGAGCTGAAACAGGAGTTTATGAGGCAGGAGATCCAGCTGAGGGAGGTGAAGAAGAACAGCACCAACCTGGAGAGGAAGTTGGAGTATGAGAG TTTGCAGTGTGGGCGTCAAATCACTCAACTAATGGACGAGTATGAAGAAGCTAAAAAGTccctggaggaggaggtggtgaagcTGAGAAAG aGTGTGCTGGATAGCAGGAAGGTTGGAGCTGCAGAAGGAGGGACTGAGGTGGAGACCGCAGGAGAGCACCCAACTGTGGCCACACACCGAGACACTGACCTCAAAG ATATGGGCAAGCCTGGCAGTGATGCTGGCATGCCTGGTATTGAGGACAGTGAAGTGGGAAAAATAGATGATGTGCAATTTG ccCTGAAGAAGCCAGCCATCACCCAGAACCACATAGAGATACCTGATACTGGGCTAAGAGAGGTGGGGGCCGGTATGGGGGCAGGTGAGGGGGCTGGTCGAGACCTCTCTCTGGACCGGCCTGTGCTCCAGATCCAGGACAAGATcatagggctggggctggaggGACGAGTGGGGGTCCTCCAGCAGCAGCCCCCCCAGGCGGTGGCAGACAGACCCATCCTCTTTGATGAGGACAACAAGGCAGCCATCCAGGCAGATGAGTTCGGAGAGCAGCACAGACCGCTTAGAG CTCCTGCCAATGTGATGAAAGTGGATGGTGTACAGAGGAAAGGGGCAGGACTGCCTCTGCCTCCTAACCCCGCCCAGGTGCCCAACCCTATAGAACCTCGGCATGCCAGAGACCCCAAGCCTGCTGAGCCCCTGCGTCACAGACAGA GCCGTTTCTTTGATGAGAACGAGTCCCCTGTAGATCCGCAGCACGGCTCTAAGCTGGCGGACTACAATGGGGACGATGGGAACGTGGGTGAGTACGAGGCGGACAAGCAGGCCGAGCTGGCCTACAATGAGGAAGaggatggtgatggtggggaggaaGACGTCCAAG ATGATGAAGATCGAGACATGCAGGGAGACCGGGCAGTGGACTATGGGAAGAGACGTCAAGCCATCGACATTCTGTAA
- the golm2 gene encoding protein GOLM2 isoform X5, whose protein sequence is MVGFGANRRGGRLPSFILIALMVIIAILSFNYWTVSNKQGRLLDELAEVQTQVKRTDAARSRLEKRNSELMVQVDTHRKQIDQKDGDNSILDGKLQAREVLIKKCTDEKMKVQGDVTAQMSEIVRLKEQLKELKQEFMRQEIQLREVKKNSTNLERKLEYESLQCGRQITQLMDEYEEAKKSLEEEVVKLRKSVLDSRKVGAAEGGTEVETAGEHPTVATHRDTDLKDMGKPGSDAGMPGIEDSEVGKIDDVQFALKKPAITQNHIEIPDTGLREVGAGMGAGEGAGRDLSLDRPVLQIQDKIIGLGLEGRVGVLQQQPPQAVADRPILFDEDNKAAIQADEFGEQHRPLRAPANVMKVDGVQRKGAGLPLPPNPAQVPNPIEPRHARDPKPAEPLRHRQNDEDRDMQGDRAVDYGKRRQAIDIL, encoded by the exons ATGGTTGGCTTTGGCGCAAACCGACGAGGAGGCCGTCTCCCGTCCTTCATCCTGATCGCATTGATGGTGATCATTGCCATACTGTCTTTCAACTACTGGACTGTGTCCAACAAGCAAGGGCGCCTGTTGGACGAGTTGGCAGAGGTGCAGACACAGGTGAAGCGGACCGACGCGGCGCGCAGTCGACTTGAGAAGCGCAACTCGGAGCTGATGGTGCAGGTAGACACGCACAGGAAACAGATCGATCAGAAGGATGGAGACAACAGCATACTGGATGGCAAGCTGCAGGCGCGTGAAGTACTCATCAAAAAGTGCACAGATGAAAAG ATGAAAGTGCAGGGTGATGTCACAGCACAGATGTCGGAGATTGTGAGGCTGAAAG AGCAGCTGAAGGAGCTGAAACAGGAGTTTATGAGGCAGGAGATCCAGCTGAGGGAGGTGAAGAAGAACAGCACCAACCTGGAGAGGAAGTTGGAGTATGAGAG TTTGCAGTGTGGGCGTCAAATCACTCAACTAATGGACGAGTATGAAGAAGCTAAAAAGTccctggaggaggaggtggtgaagcTGAGAAAG aGTGTGCTGGATAGCAGGAAGGTTGGAGCTGCAGAAGGAGGGACTGAGGTGGAGACCGCAGGAGAGCACCCAACTGTGGCCACACACCGAGACACTGACCTCAAAG ATATGGGCAAGCCTGGCAGTGATGCTGGCATGCCTGGTATTGAGGACAGTGAAGTGGGAAAAATAGATGATGTGCAATTTG ccCTGAAGAAGCCAGCCATCACCCAGAACCACATAGAGATACCTGATACTGGGCTAAGAGAGGTGGGGGCCGGTATGGGGGCAGGTGAGGGGGCTGGTCGAGACCTCTCTCTGGACCGGCCTGTGCTCCAGATCCAGGACAAGATcatagggctggggctggaggGACGAGTGGGGGTCCTCCAGCAGCAGCCCCCCCAGGCGGTGGCAGACAGACCCATCCTCTTTGATGAGGACAACAAGGCAGCCATCCAGGCAGATGAGTTCGGAGAGCAGCACAGACCGCTTAGAG CTCCTGCCAATGTGATGAAAGTGGATGGTGTACAGAGGAAAGGGGCAGGACTGCCTCTGCCTCCTAACCCCGCCCAGGTGCCCAACCCTATAGAACCTCGGCATGCCAGAGACCCCAAGCCTGCTGAGCCCCTGCGTCACAGACAGA ATGATGAAGATCGAGACATGCAGGGAGACCGGGCAGTGGACTATGGGAAGAGACGTCAAGCCATCGACATTCTGTAA
- the golm2 gene encoding protein GOLM2 isoform X6, with product MVGFGANRRGGRLPSFILIALMVIIAILSFNYWTVSNKQGRLLDELAEVQTQVKRTDAARSRLEKRNSELMVQVDTHRKQIDQKDGDNSILDGKLQAREVLIKKCTDEKMKVQGDVTAQMSEIVRLKEQLKELKQEFMRQEIQLREVKKNSTNLERKLEYESLQCGRQITQLMDEYEEAKKSLEEEVVKLRKSVLDSRKVGAAEGGTEVETAGEHPTVATHRDTDLKEDMGKPGSDAGMPGIEDSEVGKIDDVQFALKKPAITQNHIEIPDTGLREVGAGMGAGEGAGRDLSLDRPVLQIQDKIIGLGLEGRVGVLQQQPPQAVADRPILFDEDNKAAIQADEFGEQHRPLRAPANVMKVDGVQRKGAGLPLPPNPAQVPNPIEPRHARDPKPAEPLRHRQTAASQ from the exons ATGGTTGGCTTTGGCGCAAACCGACGAGGAGGCCGTCTCCCGTCCTTCATCCTGATCGCATTGATGGTGATCATTGCCATACTGTCTTTCAACTACTGGACTGTGTCCAACAAGCAAGGGCGCCTGTTGGACGAGTTGGCAGAGGTGCAGACACAGGTGAAGCGGACCGACGCGGCGCGCAGTCGACTTGAGAAGCGCAACTCGGAGCTGATGGTGCAGGTAGACACGCACAGGAAACAGATCGATCAGAAGGATGGAGACAACAGCATACTGGATGGCAAGCTGCAGGCGCGTGAAGTACTCATCAAAAAGTGCACAGATGAAAAG ATGAAAGTGCAGGGTGATGTCACAGCACAGATGTCGGAGATTGTGAGGCTGAAAG AGCAGCTGAAGGAGCTGAAACAGGAGTTTATGAGGCAGGAGATCCAGCTGAGGGAGGTGAAGAAGAACAGCACCAACCTGGAGAGGAAGTTGGAGTATGAGAG TTTGCAGTGTGGGCGTCAAATCACTCAACTAATGGACGAGTATGAAGAAGCTAAAAAGTccctggaggaggaggtggtgaagcTGAGAAAG aGTGTGCTGGATAGCAGGAAGGTTGGAGCTGCAGAAGGAGGGACTGAGGTGGAGACCGCAGGAGAGCACCCAACTGTGGCCACACACCGAGACACTGACCTCAAAG AAGATATGGGCAAGCCTGGCAGTGATGCTGGCATGCCTGGTATTGAGGACAGTGAAGTGGGAAAAATAGATGATGTGCAATTTG ccCTGAAGAAGCCAGCCATCACCCAGAACCACATAGAGATACCTGATACTGGGCTAAGAGAGGTGGGGGCCGGTATGGGGGCAGGTGAGGGGGCTGGTCGAGACCTCTCTCTGGACCGGCCTGTGCTCCAGATCCAGGACAAGATcatagggctggggctggaggGACGAGTGGGGGTCCTCCAGCAGCAGCCCCCCCAGGCGGTGGCAGACAGACCCATCCTCTTTGATGAGGACAACAAGGCAGCCATCCAGGCAGATGAGTTCGGAGAGCAGCACAGACCGCTTAGAG CTCCTGCCAATGTGATGAAAGTGGATGGTGTACAGAGGAAAGGGGCAGGACTGCCTCTGCCTCCTAACCCCGCCCAGGTGCCCAACCCTATAGAACCTCGGCATGCCAGAGACCCCAAGCCTGCTGAGCCCCTGCGTCACAGACAGA CTGCAGCGTCCCAGTAA